Within the Arachis duranensis cultivar V14167 chromosome 10, aradu.V14167.gnm2.J7QH, whole genome shotgun sequence genome, the region GGGCAAAATTAGCCGCTACGTGTCGTATGCAGAATGCACGGTACGCAGATGGCGGTAACCAACTGCCGTCAGGGGCCTCAAGCGCAGCCTTGATGCCGTTGTGCCTGTCCGATATAACCAGCAGACCGGGCTGCGGGGTCACGTGCTGTCGAAGGTGCGAGAGAAAGAATGTCCAGGACTCCGCATTCTCACCCTCTACTAGTGTGAATGCGACAGGTAGAATGTTGGAGTTCCCGTCCTGTGCAATCGCGATCAGCAACGTTCCCCCATACTTCCCATAAAGATGTGTGCCGTCAATGTTGACTAACGGCTTGCAATCCTCGATGCACGGCGGGAAAGTCCAGAAAAGTCTGTGGAAGTACGCTTGAGACTCGTCCACCTGTCCTCCAACTCGAACCGGGCTCGTCTTAAGGACCGCAACACTACCAGGCATCGTCAGCTGGACACCCAACACCCACCTAGGCAGGTCGTTGCAGGACTCATCCCAGTCACCGTAGATGAGGGCAATAGATTTCTGCTTCGCCATCCAAACCCTCCGGTAAGTCGGCCTAAAACCAAAGTGCGCTGCCGTGGCGTTCAGGAGCACCTTTATGCTCACGGATGCATCAGCCCTAACCATTGGCATAATGAACGCCGAAATCACATGATAATCCAAACTCCTGTGGTCACTCGAGATGGATGTGGCCAGGCAAGTGTGAGGTTCATTGTACCGTTTGACCTCCCATATGCCCTTGCGCTTCCGGAGACTCAGTcgaatcaaccatgtgcacccattcccAAACTCGGAACACTTGCCCACATACCGGCGGGGATCGGACTCCACCACCTTGTACTGTACCCCTCGCTGGATGCTGTAAGTCTTCACACTTAAAAGGGCCTCGTCTTTATCCTGGAATTGCTGACCAACCTGAAACTCTGTCAGACCAGCAGTCCCTTCCGCATCTCTAGCTCCGAATCCAACAGCGTGCCCTAAAACCCCCTCATGTCTCATGGCGTCCAAGTCCAACGAGGAAAAATGTGGTGGATACTGCTGTGTGCCAGAGCTAGAACCACCTACCGCCAATGAAGGCCCATTCGCTCCAATATCATCAGCGCTGTCATCGTCAATCATATCCGGCTCGACGTCATCCTCCTCTTCATCACCCAAAAAACCGTCTCCAACGCCAACAGGTGCAACTCCCACTAAAGCGTTCGGCAAATTTTCCCTTTCCACTACCTCGTCGCCTTCGGTGCCATTGAGGTCAACAGCAAAAGACGGGGAGGCGAcaggttggaccactggtttgtaCACAGGGACGGAGGAGGAAGCAACGGCAGGCCGGGTACTAGAACCTGCTGCATTCGCTATAGTGTTCGTATTCCAGTTCGAACCGCCGGAGCTGGATACCACATCAACCAGCCGTGCCAACAACTCTGGTGTCCTCACCTCCGAAAACTGCCGCCGACAAAGAAACATTACTTGCAAGTCGACATCATTATTAATCGTGAAGCAATCATACTTCACGGTATTCTGTAGCACCGTGACTGGAATGCGATAGAAAAACTTCTTTACCCGCTTCACACCTTCCAGACCGAGCTTCATTAGTACAGCGCTAACAAGGTCATCATAACTCGTCGTAGAAGTTACGATAATACATAGAGGATTCTTATCTGTGAACTTTACTCCGGAACGAGTTTTTCTATTAACAGATCCTCTGTGATGCACCAAAACCacaaaactctcctcactagccatcttACTCCCTCTAATGAGACTAACTCACGTTTGGAACCATATATATACAGCTCAGTCTCAAACTAATTCGAACAGGTCTGGTTCGAACTATGAtttgtgtaattcgaaccagcccgGTTTGAATTACACACGAAGCGTCTCTctctataattcgaaccaacttagttcgaattacatgcattcttaattcgaaccaagctggttcgatTTATTACCAACCCAAAACAACTAATTCGAACTCTCCTAGTTCGATTTACTCACAATTACAGTTCGAACTaacctggttcgaattatataaaaatccgATCTGGCTTATTGCTGAAACAATTTTTGCTTTGGCTTATTTACGTAATTTTTAGAGTCAGTTGACTTATTATggttttttacccttttttttttttctaatgttAGATCTTATGTATTTTCTGCGATTTATATGTGTCGGCTGCCGCTCAACTGTTTTCTTGAATGAAGGTTTTTCTTCTCTCAAAAGGAAATAATATGTTCCCTTGGACCTTGTTTGGACTTGCAAATTTTGAAAATGCCAAATCAAATTGGAATCTATAATCACTGCCAAAGTATTCATGAATATAACCCTTTTCCAATGggcctatttttattttcatttttgaaaCTTTATTTTTTCAACTTGTTCATAAAGCTTTTAAATTGGTTGTttaatttataacaaaattcATGTACGAAAATGGATGGAAGTAGGTATTTGATATATCCCAACCCTCTTGTCCCTTTAATTTGCTGGCTTGCTTAGATATGATGATtggtttttaaatatatattgcCATGCCAAACCCAAAAAGTGCAACTAGTAATGAGAGTGATTCTGAGGCCAATACATATGTAGCTTTTGAGTGAAGTTAATTACACTAATCCGTCCATGCAACCATCAAAAGTCAACACAAAAGTTCAAACTAAGTCAACCCCACAGTCCCACACAAAACGGAAAGGAAAAAGcctatcaaatataaaatagttaaattatattattatttcccatatataatttttttttaaataataagcctagatgatatttatatataaatataataaataattattcgattggataatatttaaaatatcaaattaagtTGGTCGAgtgataatatttatatattggtCACTTAAGCAAGTGTCAAGTTCGATTTTCGCTTTAATCTGTGTATGNNNNNNNNNNNNNNNNNNNNNNNNNNNNNNNNNNNNNNNNNNNNNNNNNNNNNNNNNNNNNNNNNNNNNNNNNNNNNNNNNNNNNNNNNNNNNNNNNNNNNTGAATTTCCCAACCCCCCAACATATAGTAGAGAAAAGCTGCATTGTGCTTTGTGCCATGAAAGTTGTAGAGAACACTAACCTACCCAATTCAGGACCACATCAGAAAAAGAAATGGATTAAAATATTGTAAAGGTGAAAAGTTCATAATATCAACAAATTATTTGTCTTTGGCCTTGTCAAGATTTATTGCatattgaaaacttgctttGAGGACAAATAATGTGTGTCTTGATTTAagcacaataataataatgtggtTGGGAGTTTTTAATTTGTAGTGGGTGATGTAAGGAATGACCACATACATAACTCACAAAATTATAATTCAATTACTTATTCAAATCATCATCTACTGAAAAGAATGCATGTAGATGTTGCAACTACTATAAACATATTTTAATAGCATTTTATTGGTTAATATTATTGGGTTGACatttcatatataataatatatgagtTGAGATGGAGATAAAAGAACATAAAGGAA harbors:
- the LOC107468404 gene encoding uncharacterized protein LOC107468404, whose product is MASEESFVVLVHHRGSVNRKTRSGVKFTDKNPLCIIVTSTTSYDDLVSAVLMKLGLEGVKRVKKFFYRIPVTVLQNTVKYDCFTINNDVDLQVMFLCRRQFSEVRTPELLARLVDVVSSSGGSNWNTNTIANAAGSSTRPAVASSSVPVYKPVVQPVASPSFAVDLNGTEGDEVVERENLPNALVGVAPVGVGDGFLGDEEEDDVEPDMIDDDSADDIGANGPSLAVGGSSSGTQQYPPHFSSLDLDAMRHEGVLGHAVGFGARDAEGTAGLTEFQVGQQFQDKDEALLSVKTYSIQRGVQYKVVESDPRRYVGKCSEFGNGCTWLIRLSLRKRKGIWEVKRYNEPHTCLATSISSDHRSLDYHVISAFIMPMVRADASVSIKVLLNATAAHFGFRPTYRRVWMAKQKSIALIYGDWDESCNDLPRWVLGVQLTMPGSVAVLKTSPVRVGGQVDESQAYFHRLFWTFPPCIEDCKPLVNIDGTHLYGKYGGTLLIAIAQDGNSNILPVAFTLVEGENAESWTFFLSHLRQHVTPQPGLLVISDRHNGIKAALEAPDGSWLPPSAYRAFCIRHVAANFALTFKGKDARRLLVNAAYAKTEVEFDYWFDILRSEDPAMCE